In Pseudomonas alcaliphila JAB1, a single window of DNA contains:
- the ccmE gene encoding cytochrome c maturation protein CcmE, producing MNPVRKKRLYIVLAILCGVSIAVALALTALQENINLFYTPSQIANGEAPEGTRIRAGGLVEEGSVKRSADTLEVDFVVTDGAHGVTIRYHGILPDLFREGQGIVALGRVNAEGVLVADEVLAKHDENYMPPEVMQALEKSGMMQKHNEAKAAKQGYQQESAQ from the coding sequence GTGAATCCGGTTCGCAAGAAACGCCTGTACATTGTTCTGGCCATCCTCTGTGGCGTCAGCATCGCCGTGGCGCTGGCGCTGACCGCGCTGCAGGAGAACATCAACCTGTTCTACACCCCGAGTCAGATCGCCAATGGCGAAGCCCCGGAGGGTACGCGCATTCGTGCCGGTGGCCTGGTCGAGGAAGGCTCGGTCAAGCGTTCCGCCGACACTCTGGAAGTCGACTTCGTCGTCACCGACGGCGCCCACGGCGTGACCATTCGCTACCACGGCATCCTCCCGGACCTGTTCCGTGAAGGGCAGGGCATCGTCGCCCTGGGCCGGGTCAATGCAGAGGGCGTGCTGGTGGCCGACGAGGTACTGGCCAAGCACGATGAGAACTACATGCCGCCTGAAGTCATGCAGGCGCTGGAAAAGAGCGGAATGATGCAGAAGCACAATGAGGCCAAAGCCGCCAAACAAGGCTATCAGCAGGAGAGCGCACAATGA
- a CDS encoding cytochrome c-type biogenesis protein, whose translation MPKRLLISAGLALGLLASAHAAIDTFEFANEAERQRYRNLIEELRCPKCQNQNIADSDAPIAMDLRNEIFRMLEEGKSNEEIIDFLVSRYGDFVLYKPPLTSRTLLLWYGPAGLLLIGFGVLGVIVLRRRGQNKDRSAAGLSVDEQARLAALLEQNSQDKKDR comes from the coding sequence CTGCCTAAACGTCTGCTGATTTCTGCCGGTCTGGCACTGGGGCTGTTGGCCAGCGCCCATGCCGCCATCGATACCTTCGAGTTCGCCAACGAGGCCGAGCGTCAGCGCTATCGCAATCTGATCGAAGAGCTGCGTTGCCCGAAGTGCCAGAACCAGAACATCGCCGACTCCGATGCGCCGATCGCCATGGACCTGCGCAATGAGATCTTCCGCATGCTCGAAGAGGGCAAGAGCAACGAGGAAATCATTGATTTCCTGGTCTCGCGCTATGGCGACTTCGTGCTCTACAAGCCGCCGCTGACCAGCCGTACGCTGCTGCTCTGGTACGGCCCGGCCGGCCTGCTGCTGATAGGTTTCGGTGTGCTCGGGGTGATCGTTCTGCGCCGCCGTGGCCAGAACAAGGACCGCTCTGCTGCTGGCCTCTCCGTCGATGAGCAGGCGCGCCTCGCCGCGTTGCTCGAGCAAAACTCTCAGGACAAGAAAGACCGATGA
- the ccmA gene encoding cytochrome c biogenesis heme-transporting ATPase CcmA — translation MTRPVPLLEAVALSCERDWRMLFEQLHFALQPGDMLQISGPNGSGKTSLLRLIAGLRQPTSGDILLQGQALAEQRSELARNLLWIGHAAGIKGLLTAEENLAWLCALHRPANREAIWLALEAVGLRGFEDVPCHTLSAGQQRRVALARLYLADTPPLWVLDEPFTALDKSGVTQLEGHLADHCERGGVVVLTTHHSLQCTPATYRDLDLGQYAA, via the coding sequence ATGACCCGTCCCGTTCCCCTTCTCGAAGCCGTGGCGCTCAGCTGTGAGCGGGACTGGCGCATGCTCTTCGAGCAACTGCACTTCGCCCTGCAGCCAGGCGACATGTTGCAGATCAGCGGCCCCAACGGCAGCGGCAAGACCAGCCTGTTACGGCTGATCGCTGGCCTGCGTCAGCCGACCTCCGGCGACATCCTTTTGCAGGGCCAGGCCCTCGCCGAGCAGCGCAGCGAGCTGGCGCGCAACCTGTTGTGGATCGGCCATGCCGCCGGCATCAAGGGCCTGCTGACTGCCGAAGAGAACCTGGCCTGGCTCTGCGCGCTGCATCGCCCGGCCAATCGCGAGGCGATCTGGCTGGCGCTGGAGGCGGTCGGCCTGCGCGGTTTCGAGGATGTTCCCTGCCATACCCTGTCGGCCGGCCAGCAGCGCCGTGTCGCCCTGGCACGCCTTTATCTGGCCGATACGCCGCCGCTGTGGGTGCTCGATGAGCCTTTCACTGCGCTGGACAAGAGCGGTGTGACGCAACTCGAAGGGCACCTGGCCGACCATTGCGAGCGTGGTGGCGTCGTGGTGCTGACTACTCACCACAGCCTGCAGTGCACACCGGCGACCTATCGCGATCTGGATCTGGGGCAGTACGCGGCATGA
- the ccmI gene encoding c-type cytochrome biogenesis protein CcmI: MIDFWLPAGLLLLTALAFLLIPVLRIRKLQAEEDRTALNVTLYQERLQELENQLQAGVLDEAQMEAGRAEAARELLDDTEGVQRRSSVLGGKIPLVSALLVPVLGVALYLHWGAVDEVVQTRQLAAAQPQSIEEMTARLEQTVQQQPESAEAWYFLGRTYMAQERAGDAAKAFERAVEIAGRAPELLGQWAQALYFAEGKQWSEQMQTLTDEALKADPEEVTSLGLLGIAAYESQRYADAVRYWERLVAVLPEQDPSRAAIAGGIERARQQMGEGEQPSAAAEPGAKVHALEVSVSLSPEVQQNVQPDDAVFVFARALSGPPMPLAVKRLKVSDLPVQISLSDVDAMMPELKISRFDQVQLVARVSRAGNATQGEWTGQTGPVANTARDVQALLINSRDGQPQ; the protein is encoded by the coding sequence ATGATCGATTTCTGGTTGCCCGCCGGGCTGTTGTTGCTGACTGCCCTGGCGTTTCTGCTGATTCCGGTACTGCGCATTCGCAAGCTGCAGGCCGAAGAAGACCGTACCGCACTCAACGTCACCCTCTATCAGGAGCGCCTGCAGGAGCTGGAAAACCAACTCCAGGCTGGCGTGCTCGATGAAGCGCAGATGGAGGCCGGTCGCGCCGAGGCAGCGCGCGAGCTGCTGGATGACACCGAAGGCGTGCAGCGCCGCAGCAGCGTGCTCGGCGGCAAGATTCCGCTGGTGTCGGCGCTGCTGGTGCCGGTGCTGGGTGTGGCCCTTTATCTGCACTGGGGCGCTGTCGATGAGGTCGTACAGACTCGCCAACTGGCCGCTGCGCAGCCGCAAAGCATCGAGGAGATGACCGCGCGCCTGGAGCAGACCGTGCAGCAACAGCCGGAGTCTGCCGAGGCCTGGTACTTCCTCGGTCGTACCTATATGGCGCAGGAGCGTGCCGGCGATGCCGCCAAGGCGTTCGAGCGTGCCGTGGAGATCGCCGGGCGTGCCCCGGAACTGCTCGGCCAATGGGCGCAGGCGCTGTACTTCGCCGAAGGCAAGCAGTGGAGCGAGCAGATGCAGACGCTCACTGACGAAGCGTTGAAGGCCGATCCAGAAGAGGTCACCAGCCTCGGCCTGCTTGGCATCGCCGCCTATGAAAGCCAGCGCTATGCTGATGCGGTGCGCTACTGGGAACGCCTGGTCGCCGTGCTGCCGGAGCAGGACCCGTCGCGTGCGGCCATCGCCGGCGGTATCGAACGCGCTCGTCAGCAGATGGGCGAGGGCGAGCAGCCCAGCGCTGCCGCCGAGCCGGGCGCCAAGGTGCATGCGCTGGAGGTCAGCGTATCGCTGTCGCCTGAAGTGCAGCAGAACGTGCAACCGGACGATGCCGTATTCGTCTTCGCCCGCGCGCTCAGTGGCCCGCCGATGCCGTTGGCGGTCAAACGCCTGAAGGTTTCCGACCTGCCGGTGCAGATCAGCCTTTCCGATGTGGATGCGATGATGCCTGAACTGAAGATTTCCCGATTCGACCAGGTGCAACTGGTGGCGCGTGTATCCCGTGCGGGTAACGCCACCCAGGGCGAATGGACCGGCCAGACCGGCCCGGTTGCCAACACCGCCCGTGACGTTCAGGCGCTGCTGATCAATAGCCGCGACGGGCAACCACAGTGA
- a CDS encoding ion transporter, with protein sequence MENRQSWRQRLYVIIFETSTPAAQRFDNWLLVTILASLVVVMLDSIEHFHNQHAVVFGALEWFFTALFAIEYALRLYSSPKPMRYAFSFFGLVDLLAVLPAILALMFADAQYLMIVRVIRMIRIFRVLKLRQYLTQANFLLVALRGSKQKIVVFLVCVSTLVTVYGALMYVIEGPANGFTSIPTGIYWAVVTLTTVGFGDITPQTPVGQMLATLVMITGYSIIAVPTGIFTAELANAMRQDGLMEHDCPHCRKNRHEYSAAFCSRCGGPLFSRQAEPSSAAPSRPETD encoded by the coding sequence ATGGAAAACCGGCAGAGCTGGCGTCAACGCCTTTACGTCATCATTTTCGAAACCAGCACACCGGCGGCGCAGCGCTTCGACAACTGGCTGCTGGTGACCATCCTTGCCAGCCTGGTGGTGGTGATGCTCGACAGCATCGAGCACTTCCACAACCAGCACGCTGTTGTGTTCGGCGCGCTGGAGTGGTTTTTCACCGCGCTGTTCGCCATCGAGTACGCCTTGCGCCTGTACAGCTCGCCCAAGCCGATGCGCTATGCCTTCAGTTTCTTCGGCCTGGTGGATCTGCTCGCAGTGCTGCCTGCGATCCTGGCGTTGATGTTCGCCGATGCGCAGTACCTGATGATCGTCCGCGTCATCCGCATGATCCGTATCTTCCGTGTGCTCAAGCTGCGCCAGTACCTGACCCAGGCCAACTTCCTGCTGGTAGCGCTGCGCGGCAGCAAGCAGAAGATCGTGGTGTTTCTGGTGTGCGTCTCGACCCTGGTCACGGTGTATGGCGCGCTGATGTACGTGATCGAAGGCCCGGCCAACGGCTTCACCAGCATTCCCACCGGTATCTACTGGGCGGTGGTGACGCTGACCACTGTGGGCTTCGGTGACATCACCCCGCAAACACCCGTAGGCCAGATGCTCGCCACGCTGGTGATGATCACCGGCTACTCGATCATCGCCGTGCCCACCGGCATTTTCACCGCCGAACTGGCCAACGCCATGCGCCAGGACGGGCTGATGGAGCACGACTGCCCGCATTGCCGGAAGAACCGCCACGAATATAGCGCGGCGTTCTGTAGTCGCTGCGGTGGACCACTGTTCAGCAGACAGGCCGAGCCGTCATCGGCGGCGCCAAGCAGGCCTGAAACAGACTGA
- the ccmB gene encoding heme exporter protein CcmB — protein sequence MSNVFTQLLSREMRLLARRPSDLANPLVFFAIVIALFPLAVGPETQLLQTLSPGLVWVAALLAVLLSLDGLFRSDFEDGSLEQWVLSSHPLPLLVLAKVLAHWLFSGLALVLLAPVLALMLGLPGRCLPVLLISLLLGTPVLSLLGAVGAALTVGLKRGGLLLALLILPLYIPVLILGSGALQAALQGLPASGHLLWLASLTALAVTLTPFAIAAGLTISVGE from the coding sequence ATGAGCAACGTTTTCACTCAACTGCTGTCGCGCGAAATGCGCTTGCTCGCTCGTCGTCCGTCCGACCTGGCCAATCCGCTGGTGTTCTTCGCCATCGTCATTGCGCTGTTCCCGCTGGCGGTGGGGCCAGAGACGCAATTGTTGCAAACCCTTTCTCCGGGCCTGGTCTGGGTCGCAGCCCTTTTGGCCGTGCTGCTCTCGCTGGACGGGCTTTTCCGCAGTGATTTCGAGGATGGCTCGCTCGAACAGTGGGTCCTTTCGTCGCACCCCCTGCCTCTTCTGGTGTTGGCCAAGGTGCTGGCACACTGGCTTTTCAGTGGTCTGGCGCTGGTTTTGCTGGCACCCGTGCTGGCGCTGATGCTCGGTCTGCCTGGGCGTTGCCTGCCGGTACTGCTGATTTCCCTGCTGCTCGGCACCCCGGTGCTGAGCCTGCTCGGCGCGGTGGGCGCGGCGCTCACCGTTGGTCTCAAGCGCGGCGGCCTGCTGCTGGCGCTGCTGATCCTGCCGCTGTACATCCCGGTGCTGATTCTTGGCAGCGGGGCGCTGCAGGCGGCCTTGCAAGGACTGCCGGCTAGCGGTCACCTGTTGTGGCTGGCCAGCCTCACCGCCCTGGCGGTGACCCTGACACCTTTTGCGATTGCCGCCGGTCTGACCATCAGTGTCGGCGAATAA
- a CDS encoding DASS family sodium-coupled anion symporter — MAVTTNESTAPAKAAWIGLILGPLLLLACLVTEPPAGLSSTAWATIGLALLMATWWSTEAIPIPATSLLPILLIPALGIDSLNAATAPYANPTIYLFLGGFVLGLAMERWNLHKRIALMTLLAMGSKPSRQIAGFMMATAFLSMWVSNTATTIMMLPIGLSVIGMLTSEKSTGEADRERFATALLLAIAYAASIGGIATLIGTPPNALLAAFLADNYDVQIGFGQWMLLGVPVAVMMLAFTWWWLTRGGFNLAGHDSTQLIRSELAELGPLSRGEKLVALVFVVTALAWIFQPLIADWISGVNDTSIAIAAALALFIIPVDAKQRVFLMNWESASKLPWGVLLLFGGGLSLAGVIRSTGLAEWIAQSLGALGALPVIAMVGVVVLVIIFLTEITSNTATAAAFLPLLGALAVSQGMPPELLAIPAAIAASCAFMMPVATPPNAIVFGTGHMKIQSMIKAGFALNLFGVVLVTLICYLLVGMIWAH, encoded by the coding sequence ATGGCCGTTACCACCAATGAATCCACGGCACCTGCCAAGGCCGCCTGGATTGGCCTGATCCTGGGCCCCTTGCTACTGCTCGCCTGCCTGGTCACCGAGCCGCCAGCCGGCCTCTCCAGCACAGCCTGGGCTACCATCGGCCTGGCCCTGCTGATGGCCACCTGGTGGTCGACCGAAGCGATTCCGATCCCGGCCACTTCGTTGCTGCCGATCCTGTTGATCCCGGCGCTGGGCATCGACAGTCTCAATGCAGCCACCGCGCCCTACGCCAACCCGACCATCTACCTGTTCCTCGGTGGTTTTGTTTTGGGCCTGGCCATGGAGCGCTGGAACCTGCACAAGCGCATCGCGCTGATGACACTGCTGGCCATGGGCAGCAAGCCCAGCAGGCAAATCGCCGGTTTCATGATGGCCACGGCCTTCCTCAGCATGTGGGTGAGCAACACCGCCACCACCATCATGATGCTGCCCATCGGCCTTTCGGTAATCGGCATGCTCACCAGCGAGAAGAGTACCGGCGAAGCCGATCGTGAGCGTTTCGCCACCGCGCTGCTGCTGGCCATCGCCTACGCCGCCAGCATCGGCGGTATCGCAACGCTGATCGGTACACCGCCGAACGCCTTGCTGGCTGCCTTCCTCGCCGACAACTACGACGTACAGATCGGCTTTGGCCAGTGGATGCTGCTGGGCGTACCGGTGGCGGTGATGATGCTGGCCTTTACCTGGTGGTGGCTGACGCGAGGTGGCTTCAACCTGGCCGGGCACGACAGCACGCAGCTGATCCGCAGCGAGCTGGCCGAACTCGGCCCGCTGAGCCGTGGCGAGAAGCTGGTGGCGCTGGTGTTCGTGGTCACGGCACTGGCCTGGATATTCCAGCCGCTGATCGCCGACTGGATCTCGGGCGTCAACGACACCAGCATTGCCATCGCAGCGGCACTGGCGCTGTTCATCATCCCGGTGGATGCCAAACAGCGCGTGTTCCTGATGAACTGGGAAAGTGCCAGCAAGCTGCCCTGGGGCGTTTTGCTGCTGTTCGGCGGCGGCCTGTCGCTGGCCGGTGTAATCCGCAGCACCGGCCTGGCCGAGTGGATCGCGCAAAGCCTCGGCGCACTGGGCGCCCTGCCAGTGATCGCGATGGTCGGCGTGGTGGTGTTGGTGATCATCTTCCTCACCGAGATCACTTCCAACACAGCGACCGCCGCGGCCTTCCTGCCGCTGCTGGGTGCGCTGGCCGTGTCGCAGGGCATGCCGCCCGAGCTGCTCGCGATTCCTGCCGCCATCGCTGCCAGTTGCGCCTTCATGATGCCGGTGGCAACGCCGCCCAATGCCATCGTGTTCGGCACCGGGCATATGAAGATACAGTCGATGATCAAGGCGGGCTTCGCCCTCAACCTGTTCGGCGTGGTGCTGGTGACGCTGATCTGCTACCTGCTGGTGGGCATGATCTGGGCGCATTGA
- a CDS encoding heme ABC transporter permease has translation MNWTWFHKWGSPKWFYEMSGRWLPWLSIAAVLLIAAGLIWGLAFAPPDYQQGNSFRIIYIHVPAAFLAQSIYVTLAVAGLVGLVWKMKLADVALQQAAPIGAWMTAIALLTGAIWGKPTWGTYWVWDARLTSMLILLFLYFGVIALGNAISNRDSAAKACAVLAIVGVVNIPIIKYSVEWWNSLHQTATFKITEKPAMPMEMWLPLLLAVLGFYCFFGAVLLYRMRLEVLKREARSSWVKAEVQTLVEGKA, from the coding sequence ATGAACTGGACGTGGTTTCACAAGTGGGGTTCGCCCAAGTGGTTCTATGAGATGAGCGGCCGCTGGCTGCCTTGGCTCAGTATCGCTGCTGTGTTGCTGATCGCCGCTGGCCTGATCTGGGGCCTGGCGTTCGCGCCGCCGGACTACCAGCAGGGCAACAGCTTTCGCATCATCTACATCCACGTTCCGGCAGCCTTCCTCGCCCAGTCCATCTACGTGACCCTGGCCGTTGCCGGCCTGGTAGGCCTGGTATGGAAGATGAAACTGGCCGACGTTGCCCTGCAGCAGGCCGCCCCCATCGGTGCCTGGATGACTGCCATCGCACTGCTTACCGGCGCCATCTGGGGCAAACCGACCTGGGGCACCTACTGGGTATGGGACGCGCGCCTGACCTCGATGCTGATCCTCCTGTTCCTGTATTTCGGCGTCATCGCCCTGGGCAATGCGATCAGCAACCGCGACAGCGCTGCCAAGGCCTGTGCCGTGCTCGCGATCGTCGGTGTGGTCAACATTCCGATCATCAAGTACTCGGTGGAATGGTGGAACTCACTGCACCAGACCGCCACCTTCAAGATCACCGAAAAACCGGCCATGCCGATGGAGATGTGGCTGCCGCTGCTGCTGGCGGTGCTGGGGTTCTACTGCTTCTTCGGCGCCGTGCTGCTCTATCGCATGCGTCTTGAAGTGCTCAAGCGTGAAGCGCGCAGCAGTTGGGTGAAAGCCGAAGTGCAGACATTGGTGGAGGGCAAGGCATGA
- a CDS encoding heme lyase CcmF/NrfE family subunit: MIPELGHLAMILALCLCLVQATLPLIGAWRGDHQWMSLAQPAAWGQFAFLLFSFICLTYAFMVDDFSVAYVANNSNSALPWYYKFSAVWGAHEGSLLLWALILAGWTFAVAIFSRHLPEEMLARVLAVMGMISIGFLLFLIVTSNPFERLLPNSPADGRDLNPLLQDFGLIVHPPMLYMGYVGFSVAFAFAIAALLGGKLDAAWARWSRPWTIVAWAFLGIGIALGSWWAYYELGWGGWWFWDPVENASFMPWLVGTALIHSLAVTEKRGVFKSWTVLLAIAAFSLSLLGTFLVRSGVLTSVHAFATDPERGVFILAFLLVVVGGSLALFAVRAPVVKSQVGFGLWSRETLLLVNNIVLIVAAAMILLGTLYPLVLDALTGAKLSVGPPYFNALFLPLMALLMAVISVGVLVRWKDTPLKWLGSMLAPVLVASVVLAVVATFLHGDFNWAVLAVCLLAFWVILAGVRDILDKTRHKGLIKGLPSLSRSYWGMQMAHFGFAVCALGVVLTSLGSYERDLRMAPGDSVELGGYRFQFEGAVHHEGPNFISDKGTVRVFDGERQIKVLHPEKRLYTVQQATMTEAGIDAGFTRDLFVALGEPLEQGAWAVRIHIKPFVRWIWLGALLMGLGGFLAAADKRYRIKVRTRVREALGMQEASA, from the coding sequence ATGATCCCCGAGCTCGGCCATCTGGCGATGATTCTGGCGCTGTGCCTGTGCCTGGTACAGGCGACGCTGCCGCTGATCGGTGCCTGGCGCGGTGACCACCAATGGATGAGCCTGGCGCAGCCGGCCGCCTGGGGTCAGTTCGCCTTTCTGTTGTTTTCCTTCATCTGTCTGACCTATGCCTTCATGGTCGACGATTTCTCCGTCGCCTACGTGGCCAACAACTCCAACAGCGCGCTGCCCTGGTACTACAAGTTCAGCGCGGTGTGGGGCGCACACGAAGGCTCCCTGCTGCTGTGGGCATTGATTCTGGCGGGCTGGACCTTCGCCGTGGCGATCTTCTCGCGCCACCTGCCGGAAGAGATGCTCGCTCGCGTGCTGGCGGTGATGGGCATGATCAGCATCGGTTTTCTGCTGTTTCTGATCGTCACCTCCAACCCCTTCGAGCGTCTGCTGCCGAACTCGCCGGCTGATGGCCGCGACCTCAATCCCTTGTTGCAGGACTTCGGCCTGATCGTGCATCCGCCGATGCTGTACATGGGCTATGTCGGCTTCTCGGTGGCCTTCGCCTTCGCCATCGCTGCGCTGCTCGGCGGCAAGCTGGACGCCGCCTGGGCGCGCTGGTCGCGGCCATGGACCATCGTCGCCTGGGCCTTCCTCGGCATCGGTATTGCCCTGGGCTCCTGGTGGGCCTACTACGAGCTCGGCTGGGGCGGCTGGTGGTTCTGGGACCCGGTAGAAAACGCGTCCTTCATGCCCTGGCTGGTGGGCACGGCGCTGATCCACTCATTGGCCGTGACCGAAAAGCGCGGCGTGTTCAAGAGCTGGACCGTGCTGCTGGCCATCGCCGCCTTCTCCCTGAGCCTGCTGGGTACCTTCCTGGTCCGCTCTGGTGTGCTGACCTCGGTGCATGCTTTTGCCACCGACCCGGAGCGCGGCGTGTTCATCCTCGCCTTCCTGCTGGTGGTGGTCGGTGGTTCGCTGGCGCTGTTCGCCGTGCGTGCGCCGGTGGTCAAGAGCCAGGTCGGCTTTGGCTTGTGGTCGCGTGAGACGCTGCTGCTGGTCAACAACATCGTGCTTATCGTGGCTGCCGCGATGATCCTGCTCGGCACGCTCTATCCGCTGGTGCTCGATGCGCTGACCGGCGCCAAGCTGTCGGTCGGCCCGCCTTATTTCAACGCGCTGTTCCTGCCGTTGATGGCGCTGCTGATGGCGGTTATCAGCGTCGGCGTGCTGGTGCGCTGGAAGGATACCCCGCTGAAATGGCTGGGCAGCATGCTGGCACCGGTGCTGGTTGCCAGCGTGGTGCTGGCGGTAGTTGCCACCTTCCTGCACGGCGATTTCAACTGGGCCGTTCTGGCCGTTTGCCTGCTGGCCTTCTGGGTGATCCTGGCAGGCGTGCGCGACATTCTCGACAAGACGCGCCACAAGGGCCTGATCAAGGGCCTGCCGAGCCTGAGCCGCAGCTACTGGGGCATGCAGATGGCGCACTTCGGTTTCGCCGTGTGCGCGCTGGGTGTGGTGCTGACCAGCCTCGGCAGCTACGAGCGCGATCTGCGTATGGCGCCGGGTGACTCGGTGGAATTGGGCGGCTATCGCTTCCAGTTTGAGGGCGCAGTGCATCATGAAGGCCCCAACTTCATCTCCGACAAGGGCACGGTGCGCGTGTTCGACGGCGAGCGGCAGATCAAGGTGCTGCACCCGGAGAAGCGTCTGTACACCGTGCAGCAGGCGACCATGACCGAGGCGGGCATCGATGCCGGCTTCACTCGCGACCTGTTCGTCGCCCTCGGCGAGCCGCTGGAGCAGGGCGCCTGGGCCGTACGCATTCACATCAAACCGTTCGTTCGCTGGATCTGGCTGGGCGCGTTGCTGATGGGCCTCGGCGGCTTCCTCGCCGCGGCCGACAAGCGCTACCGCATCAAGGTCAGAACCCGCGTGCGCGAAGCCTTGGGCATGCAGGAGGCCAGCGCATGA
- the ccmD gene encoding heme exporter protein CcmD: MSFASFSEFLAMGTHGVFVWSAYGVSLAILALNVVLPILARRRYLQDEARRLRREKSK, translated from the coding sequence ATGAGTTTCGCGTCGTTCTCCGAGTTTCTCGCCATGGGCACTCATGGTGTATTCGTCTGGAGTGCCTACGGCGTCAGCCTGGCGATCCTGGCGTTGAATGTGGTGCTGCCAATCCTGGCGCGCCGCCGTTACCTGCAAGACGAGGCGCGTCGTTTGCGCCGGGAGAAGTCGAAGTGA
- a CDS encoding DsbE family thiol:disulfide interchange protein, translating to MRRLLLLLPLLAFLAIAVFLYRGLFLDPSELPSALIGKPFPAFSLPSLDDPERTLSEADIKGRPALVNVWATWCPACRHEHPVLNKLAEAGVVIHGVNYKDQREPAQRWLRDLHNPYQLNIEDAKGSLGLDLGVYGAPETFFVDAKGIIRHKFVGTIDERVWREKLAPIYRELVDEAQAP from the coding sequence ATGAGACGCCTGCTCCTGCTGTTGCCGCTGCTGGCCTTTCTGGCGATCGCCGTATTCCTCTATCGCGGCCTGTTCCTCGACCCGTCCGAGTTGCCCTCGGCGTTGATCGGCAAGCCGTTCCCGGCTTTCAGCCTGCCGTCGCTGGACGATCCCGAGCGCACCCTCAGCGAGGCCGACATCAAGGGCCGGCCTGCGCTGGTCAACGTCTGGGCCACCTGGTGCCCGGCCTGCCGTCACGAGCATCCGGTGCTGAACAAGCTGGCCGAGGCCGGGGTGGTGATCCATGGGGTCAACTACAAGGATCAGCGCGAACCGGCGCAGAGATGGCTGCGCGACCTGCACAATCCGTATCAGCTCAACATCGAGGACGCCAAGGGCAGCCTCGGTCTGGACCTGGGTGTGTACGGCGCGCCGGAAACCTTCTTCGTCGATGCCAAGGGCATCATCCGTCACAAGTTCGTCGGCACCATCGACGAGCGCGTCTGGCGCGAGAAGCTGGCGCCGATCTATCGAGAACTGGTCGACGAGGCACAGGCACCATGA